A single Thermaerobacter sp. FW80 DNA region contains:
- a CDS encoding PTS transporter subunit EIIC has protein sequence MNLMGGLQRVGRALMTPVAVLPAAGLLLRLGQPDLLNIPVMAQAGDAIFSNLPLLFALGVGIGLAEQAGVAGLAALVGYVVFQKTLTTINEDLNMGVLAGILTGALAAAMYNRYHNIRLPEWLGFFGGRRFVPLVTAFWALVLGVVFGFVWGPVQQAIDALGNWIVGAGAAGVFVFGVLNRLLLPFGLHHIINSLVWFVFGDYTNPQTGQVVHGDLHRFFAGDPSAGIFMAGWYPIMMFGLIGVALAMIHEAKPENRASARAILLSAALTSFVTGITEPLEFAFMFLTPVLYVTHAVLAGISMALVYELGIRHGFTFSAGLIDFVINWGIATKPALLIPIGLVFLVVYYVLFRFLIRRLDLPTPGREPAEARSNPGA, from the coding sequence ATGAACCTCATGGGGGGATTGCAGCGGGTCGGCCGGGCGCTGATGACCCCGGTGGCGGTGTTGCCCGCGGCCGGCCTGCTGCTGCGCCTGGGGCAGCCGGACCTGCTCAACATCCCGGTGATGGCCCAGGCGGGCGACGCGATCTTCTCGAACCTCCCGCTGCTCTTCGCCCTGGGCGTCGGCATCGGCCTCGCCGAGCAGGCGGGGGTGGCGGGCCTGGCGGCCCTGGTGGGCTACGTGGTCTTCCAGAAGACGTTGACCACCATCAACGAGGACCTCAACATGGGCGTGCTGGCGGGCATCCTCACCGGCGCGCTGGCCGCGGCCATGTACAACCGCTACCACAACATCCGGCTCCCCGAGTGGCTGGGCTTCTTCGGCGGGCGCCGGTTCGTCCCGCTGGTCACCGCCTTCTGGGCCCTGGTCCTGGGCGTGGTCTTCGGGTTCGTCTGGGGACCGGTCCAACAGGCCATCGACGCGCTGGGCAACTGGATCGTGGGGGCGGGGGCCGCCGGGGTCTTCGTCTTCGGGGTGCTGAACCGGCTCTTGCTGCCCTTCGGCCTGCACCACATCATCAACAGCCTGGTGTGGTTCGTCTTCGGCGACTACACCAACCCGCAGACGGGGCAGGTGGTCCACGGCGACCTGCACCGCTTCTTCGCCGGCGACCCGTCGGCCGGGATCTTCATGGCCGGATGGTATCCGATCATGATGTTCGGCCTGATCGGCGTGGCCCTGGCCATGATCCACGAGGCCAAGCCCGAGAACCGGGCATCGGCCCGCGCCATCCTGCTCTCGGCGGCCCTGACCTCCTTCGTCACGGGCATCACCGAGCCGCTGGAGTTCGCCTTCATGTTCCTGACGCCGGTGCTCTACGTGACCCATGCCGTGCTGGCGGGCATCTCCATGGCCCTGGTCTACGAGCTGGGCATCCGCCACGGGTTCACCTTCTCGGCCGGTCTCATCGACTTCGTGATCAACTGGGGGATCGCCACCAAGCCGGCCCTGCTGATCCCCATCGGCCTGGTGTTCCTGGTGGTGTACTACGTGCTGTTCCGCTTCCTGATCCGGCGCCTCGACCTGCCCACGCCGGGTCGCGAGCCCGCCGAGGCGCGGTCGAATCCCGGCGCGTGA
- a CDS encoding DUF2512 family protein, with amino-acid sequence MAHLGALVVKFVATAAVLLWVLPAGGSMAGPAALLGLAAGIILLGYAAGDRLVLPVGGQAVAVVVDVLLAAAILAMAAYLWPTLALRPGAIGLAAVALGVAEFFFHRYLQARGLVRFDTT; translated from the coding sequence ATGGCGCACCTGGGCGCCTTGGTCGTGAAGTTCGTGGCGACCGCCGCGGTGCTGCTGTGGGTCCTCCCCGCCGGCGGCAGCATGGCCGGGCCGGCGGCCCTGCTCGGCCTGGCGGCGGGGATCATCCTGCTGGGGTACGCGGCCGGGGATCGGCTGGTGCTGCCCGTCGGGGGACAGGCGGTGGCCGTGGTGGTCGACGTGCTGCTGGCGGCGGCGATCCTGGCGATGGCGGCCTATCTCTGGCCCACCCTGGCGCTGCGGCCGGGGGCGATCGGCCTGGCGGCCGTTGCCCTGGGGGTCGCCGAGTTCTTCTTTCACCGTTACCTCCAGGCGCGGGGTCTCGTCCGGTTCGACACGACCTGA
- a CDS encoding HAMP domain-containing histidine kinase: MPRAQGPRRDGRPPRDIAAAVGRWGRVPVAGLRGWTATHAWRIRQALGVVAVGAGTAAAVELARRAGAPAWGTALAGLLAALAGAWWCDHRGRTQVRDEEHRHRLLEAVLDEFRSRATAVTLAAGVLRRHAPVGEPAGEAGARAAPGGGHPGARRGAAAAEPGSPAAGGGSWPGQATGGGGRSARTSGDESQPAWTGGDESRSAWTAGDGSRPAQAAAAHREDAAADAPWGDAEEGRGRPADGADGRWPTARRWRQGAVDHRGYAVVQLEAEAELLRVGALQLACWLRLRAGRVRPERERVDLAAVAERVVRRLAVVAQARQVRLAFTGSPGPAAVVRGDRALLELLCTSLVAVALDRHRPGGRLVVAVDGDGAAVTLGVLEATGRAPGEEGGAAQPTQGVGAGPGPVPARRSGGTGGGATPLGDPLAGPSGSSRWRRGGPWALALELTRDLVRLHGGRLRVGRGLPWVVEIPAALGPFGGLRARAWAAVPWRWDAGQDAPGARAAEAWRGAGFAAGPEPTAGGKASPCRRPSPGEAARRHRARRPPAERGAAAQAGGWGAGRSAVGDGAPPPGTAGGGAPGPARAVSPCGGWRGRGDGGDGGLSPAGWLRAASAWRGLARGMLGVIRRARAAGPGRLEGPSRPATAAAPKPAGSAELRVPFSVGTNEAGARPPRAAGLRRRLGLRVLRARALRGWALRGSGG; the protein is encoded by the coding sequence ATGCCACGGGCCCAAGGGCCGCGGAGGGACGGGCGGCCGCCACGGGACATCGCCGCCGCCGTGGGCCGCTGGGGCCGGGTTCCGGTGGCCGGCCTGCGCGGGTGGACGGCGACGCATGCCTGGCGCATCCGCCAGGCCCTCGGCGTGGTCGCGGTGGGTGCCGGGACGGCGGCGGCGGTGGAGCTGGCGCGGAGGGCGGGGGCGCCGGCTTGGGGCACCGCCCTGGCCGGGCTCCTCGCGGCGCTGGCCGGCGCGTGGTGGTGCGACCATCGGGGGCGGACGCAGGTTCGCGACGAGGAACACCGCCACCGGCTGCTGGAGGCGGTCCTCGATGAGTTCCGCTCGCGGGCGACGGCCGTCACCCTGGCCGCGGGGGTGTTGCGGCGGCACGCCCCGGTCGGCGAGCCCGCCGGCGAGGCGGGGGCCCGAGCCGCCCCAGGCGGCGGCCACCCTGGGGCGCGGCGGGGTGCGGCAGCCGCGGAGCCCGGGTCGCCGGCGGCGGGCGGTGGGAGCTGGCCGGGCCAGGCGACCGGCGGCGGGGGCCGATCCGCACGGACGAGCGGGGACGAGAGCCAGCCCGCGTGGACGGGCGGGGACGAGAGCCGGTCCGCGTGGACGGCCGGAGACGGGAGCCGACCGGCGCAGGCGGCCGCGGCGCACCGCGAGGATGCCGCCGCCGACGCTCCCTGGGGGGATGCGGAGGAGGGCCGCGGCCGGCCCGCCGACGGGGCGGACGGCAGGTGGCCTACCGCCAGGCGCTGGAGGCAAGGCGCCGTGGACCACCGCGGGTACGCCGTGGTCCAGCTGGAGGCCGAGGCGGAGCTGTTGCGGGTCGGCGCCCTTCAGCTGGCCTGCTGGTTGCGCCTCCGGGCGGGCCGGGTTCGTCCGGAACGGGAGCGGGTCGATCTCGCCGCGGTGGCCGAGCGGGTGGTCCGCCGCCTGGCGGTGGTCGCCCAGGCCCGCCAGGTCCGCCTGGCCTTCACCGGGTCGCCGGGTCCCGCCGCCGTGGTCCGGGGCGACCGCGCCCTGCTGGAACTCCTTTGCACCAGCCTGGTGGCCGTCGCGCTGGATCGGCACCGCCCCGGGGGACGGCTGGTCGTCGCGGTGGACGGCGACGGGGCCGCGGTGACGTTGGGCGTGCTGGAGGCCACGGGTCGCGCCCCCGGCGAGGAGGGTGGGGCGGCGCAGCCGACGCAGGGCGTCGGGGCGGGTCCAGGGCCGGTCCCGGCGCGCCGGTCGGGCGGGACGGGGGGAGGGGCGACGCCCCTGGGCGATCCCCTGGCGGGACCTTCGGGATCCTCCCGCTGGCGCCGTGGGGGGCCGTGGGCGCTGGCCCTGGAGCTGACGCGCGATCTCGTCAGGCTGCATGGCGGCCGCCTGCGGGTGGGGCGCGGCCTTCCGTGGGTCGTCGAGATCCCCGCGGCCCTCGGCCCCTTCGGGGGCTTGCGCGCCAGGGCCTGGGCGGCGGTGCCCTGGCGCTGGGACGCCGGCCAGGATGCCCCGGGGGCGCGGGCGGCCGAGGCGTGGCGGGGCGCCGGCTTCGCGGCGGGGCCGGAACCGACGGCCGGCGGCAAGGCGAGCCCTTGCCGCCGGCCGTCGCCGGGGGAGGCGGCGAGGCGCCACCGGGCGCGGCGTCCGCCGGCGGAGCGGGGGGCCGCGGCCCAGGCCGGCGGCTGGGGGGCCGGGCGCTCGGCTGTAGGCGACGGGGCGCCGCCGCCCGGCACCGCGGGCGGCGGCGCCCCGGGGCCGGCCAGGGCCGTCTCGCCCTGCGGCGGGTGGCGGGGCAGGGGGGACGGCGGCGACGGCGGCCTAAGCCCAGCCGGGTGGTTGCGGGCTGCCTCGGCGTGGCGCGGCCTCGCCCGGGGCATGCTAGGCGTGATCCGGCGGGCGCGGGCGGCAGGCCCAGGGCGTTTGGAGGGGCCGAGCCGACCGGCGACCGCCGCCGCGCCGAAGCCCGCGGGGTCCGCGGAGCTCCGGGTCCCGTTCTCCGTAGGGACGAACGAGGCGGGGGCGCGCCCGCCGCGAGCCGCCGGGCTCCGCCGGAGGTTGGGGCTGCGCGTCCTCCGGGCTCGAGCCCTCCGCGGGTGGGCTCTCCGCGGATCAGGCGGTTGA
- a CDS encoding PRD domain-containing protein, which translates to MAGEEPGGRMPQDRTTRPRAQARRRGADPQGDGPSPAGHGAYRVVKVLNNNAVLVRDAAGRTLVLEGRGLGFRARKAAYVAADDPAIEATYAAGAPGVPVPPWLPGLVAQLVERAEAALGEPVDPHIVPALLDHLAFAVQRVRRGLPLENPFLAEIEVLFPEELALARQVLAEVVAAGGPPLPPDEAGFVALHLRAARARVPVKEPARSTALVHDLVEWVRRRLGVALRPGGLDHARLVAHLRYLVDAVARGGGTPNPLLPRIAEEFPEAMALARELGEEIARRLGKPVQPDDLGYVALHLAKLMLDGGAAGPPSPEPLPAGRPDGRSAPGSGTTGDRAAVRSGGDPAVATGPREAAGRRRPPRDAPAPGPVPGAP; encoded by the coding sequence ATGGCCGGCGAGGAGCCGGGCGGCCGCATGCCCCAGGACCGGACCACGCGCCCCCGAGCGCAGGCCCGGCGCCGCGGTGCCGATCCGCAGGGCGACGGGCCGTCGCCGGCGGGTCATGGCGCGTACCGGGTGGTCAAGGTGCTGAACAACAACGCCGTGCTGGTGCGGGACGCCGCGGGTCGGACCCTGGTGCTGGAGGGCCGCGGGCTGGGCTTCCGCGCCCGCAAGGCCGCCTACGTCGCCGCGGACGACCCGGCCATCGAAGCCACGTACGCCGCGGGCGCCCCCGGGGTCCCCGTGCCGCCGTGGCTGCCCGGCCTCGTCGCGCAGCTGGTGGAACGAGCGGAGGCGGCGCTGGGCGAGCCCGTCGACCCCCACATCGTGCCGGCCCTGCTGGACCACCTGGCCTTCGCGGTGCAGCGGGTGCGCCGCGGGCTGCCCCTGGAGAACCCGTTCCTGGCCGAGATCGAGGTCCTCTTCCCGGAGGAGCTGGCGCTGGCGCGGCAGGTCCTGGCGGAGGTGGTGGCCGCGGGCGGTCCGCCGCTGCCGCCCGACGAGGCCGGGTTCGTGGCCCTCCACCTGCGGGCCGCCCGGGCGCGGGTGCCGGTCAAGGAACCCGCCCGCAGCACGGCCCTGGTCCACGATCTGGTGGAGTGGGTGCGCCGGCGCCTGGGGGTCGCCCTGCGGCCGGGCGGCCTGGACCACGCCCGCCTGGTCGCCCACCTGCGGTACCTGGTCGACGCGGTGGCCCGGGGCGGCGGCACGCCCAACCCGCTCTTGCCCCGCATCGCCGAGGAGTTCCCGGAGGCGATGGCCCTCGCCCGGGAGCTGGGGGAGGAGATCGCGCGGCGGCTGGGCAAGCCCGTCCAACCCGACGACCTGGGCTACGTCGCATTGCACCTCGCGAAGCTCATGCTGGACGGCGGGGCGGCCGGTCCGCCGTCGCCCGAGCCCCTGCCCGCAGGCCGGCCCGACGGCCGGTCCGCACCCGGATCGGGGACGACGGGCGACCGCGCCGCGGTCCGTTCAGGGGGCGACCCGGCGGTGGCGACCGGACCCCGGGAGGCGGCCGGACGGCGCCGTCCCCCCAGGGATGCGCCCGCTCCCGGTCCGGTCCCGGGAGCGCCGTAG
- a CDS encoding M42 family metallopeptidase, with the protein MATPSEQPDRPTRGSAGAGADAGAGAALGPGPTDAPDPRLGGSDPRGLGAAPGAGAADATPPSASSTPAPTSAGRESRAPAGESRLIGFLRELTETYGPPGREDAVREAIRARVEAWADEVRVDALGNLIARRSPRGGAGAGARTGGAGGGGGAGRSGHRVMVAAHMDEIALIATHIDDRGFIRVEPVGGQDPLVLVGQRVAFAGGVVGVVACERLDSPRDLKMGKLYVDIGAPSGDAARQRVRVGDMAVFHRPLERAGSRLVAKALDDRSGCAVLMEAMARLKESPHEVPHEVFFVFTVQEEVGLRGARTAAFAVEPDVAVAVDVTVAGDTPEPEHRLAVELGKGPAITVKDNSQIVHPLVRRWMETTAQAEGIPYQLEVRPFGGTDAGAMQLVRAGVPAGTLSIPIRHVHTPGEMVDADDLEHAVRLLVAMLQRPLPAA; encoded by the coding sequence ATGGCGACCCCCAGTGAACAGCCCGACCGCCCGACCCGAGGGTCCGCGGGCGCCGGCGCTGACGCCGGTGCCGGCGCGGCCCTGGGCCCTGGGCCCACGGATGCCCCGGACCCGCGACTCGGCGGTTCGGACCCGCGAGGCCTCGGCGCGGCCCCGGGCGCGGGCGCCGCGGATGCGACCCCGCCCTCGGCCTCTTCCACCCCGGCTCCGACCTCGGCCGGCCGGGAGTCCCGCGCGCCCGCAGGCGAGTCCCGGCTGATCGGCTTCCTGCGCGAGCTGACCGAGACCTACGGCCCGCCGGGCCGGGAAGACGCCGTGCGCGAGGCCATCCGCGCACGGGTGGAGGCCTGGGCGGACGAGGTGCGCGTCGACGCCCTGGGCAATCTCATCGCCCGGCGGTCGCCGCGGGGCGGCGCCGGAGCCGGTGCGAGGACGGGCGGCGCCGGCGGCGGGGGCGGTGCGGGTCGAAGCGGCCACCGCGTCATGGTGGCCGCCCACATGGACGAGATCGCCCTCATCGCCACCCACATCGACGACAGGGGCTTCATCCGCGTCGAGCCGGTGGGCGGCCAGGATCCCCTGGTGCTGGTGGGCCAGCGGGTGGCGTTCGCCGGCGGCGTCGTGGGCGTGGTGGCCTGCGAGCGGCTGGACAGCCCGCGGGATCTCAAGATGGGCAAGCTGTACGTGGACATCGGCGCCCCGTCGGGCGATGCGGCGCGCCAGCGCGTGCGCGTCGGCGACATGGCCGTCTTCCACCGGCCGCTGGAGCGCGCCGGCAGCCGCCTGGTGGCCAAGGCCCTGGACGACCGCTCGGGCTGCGCCGTGCTGATGGAGGCCATGGCGCGGCTCAAGGAGTCGCCCCACGAGGTGCCTCACGAGGTGTTCTTCGTCTTCACCGTACAGGAGGAGGTCGGACTGCGCGGGGCGCGCACGGCCGCCTTCGCGGTGGAGCCCGACGTGGCGGTGGCCGTCGACGTCACCGTGGCGGGTGACACGCCGGAACCCGAGCACCGGCTGGCGGTCGAACTCGGCAAGGGGCCGGCCATCACGGTGAAGGACAACAGCCAGATCGTCCACCCGCTGGTCCGGCGCTGGATGGAGACGACCGCCCAGGCGGAGGGCATCCCGTACCAACTGGAGGTCCGGCCCTTCGGCGGTACCGACGCGGGGGCCATGCAGCTGGTGCGCGCGGGGGTGCCGGCGGGCACCCTGTCCATCCCGATCCGC
- a CDS encoding M42 family metallopeptidase, which translates to MLLARLSEARGVAGDEAAVRDIILEAVRPFVDAYRVDAMGNLLVVKGRDKPGPRVMVAAHMDEVGLMITRVEKSGLLRFAKVGGLDDRLLPGKRVRVGPDGVPGVIGSKPIHLDRKASSVTPADELYIDIGATSREEAERLVRPGHYATFDTAFGEFGQGLWKGKAFDDRAGCALLVELLRGEYGFPLYGAFTVQEEVGLRGAATAAHALDPDVALVLEGTTCADIPDADEHGQSTRLGCGPAITAMDRTVIPPRWLTDRLVAAAERRGIPYQWKRTTMGGTDAGRIHQARAGVPSAVVSVPCRYIHSPCAVMSRQDFEHALELVRGFLEDLSEGGVPRHGDPQ; encoded by the coding sequence GTGCTGCTGGCACGGCTCAGTGAGGCCCGGGGCGTCGCCGGCGACGAGGCCGCGGTCCGTGACATCATCCTGGAAGCCGTCCGCCCCTTCGTCGACGCCTATCGCGTCGACGCCATGGGCAACCTGCTGGTCGTCAAGGGAAGGGACAAGCCCGGTCCGCGGGTCATGGTGGCCGCCCACATGGACGAGGTCGGCCTGATGATCACCCGGGTCGAGAAGAGCGGGCTGCTGCGCTTCGCCAAGGTGGGCGGTCTGGACGACCGCCTGCTGCCCGGCAAGCGGGTGCGGGTCGGCCCCGACGGCGTCCCCGGGGTCATCGGCAGCAAGCCCATCCACCTGGACCGCAAGGCGAGCAGCGTCACCCCGGCGGACGAGCTCTACATCGACATCGGCGCCACCTCCCGCGAGGAGGCGGAGCGGCTGGTTCGTCCCGGGCACTACGCCACCTTCGACACGGCCTTCGGCGAGTTCGGCCAGGGCCTCTGGAAGGGCAAGGCCTTCGACGACCGGGCGGGATGCGCGCTGCTGGTCGAGCTGCTGCGGGGCGAGTACGGCTTCCCCCTCTACGGCGCCTTCACCGTGCAGGAGGAGGTGGGCCTGCGCGGCGCGGCGACGGCGGCCCACGCCCTCGACCCCGACGTGGCCCTGGTGCTGGAGGGCACCACCTGCGCCGACATCCCCGATGCGGACGAACACGGCCAGTCCACGCGGCTCGGCTGCGGCCCCGCCATCACGGCCATGGACCGCACGGTGATCCCGCCGCGCTGGCTGACGGACCGGCTGGTGGCGGCGGCGGAGCGCCGCGGCATCCCGTACCAGTGGAAGCGCACCACCATGGGCGGCACCGACGCCGGGCGCATCCACCAGGCGCGGGCCGGCGTCCCGTCGGCGGTGGTCTCGGTGCCCTGCCGCTACATCCACTCGCCGTGCGCGGTGATGAGCCGGCAGGACTTCGAGCACGCGCTGGAGTTGGTGCGCGGCTTTCTCGAGGATCTGAGCGAAGGAGGCGTGCCCCGCCATGGCGACCCCCAGTGA
- a CDS encoding M20/M25/M40 family metallo-hydrolase, which translates to MDAAEVLARLAGIPGPPGHEVQVAAAVEALWRPLAAEVRRDALGNVIAVVPGEGLALPDGRRASVMWAAHMDEIALLVSSIEEGGFLRVDAAGGADPRNLLGQEVTVHTAAGPLAGVVGTKPPHLTSADEARKVPRLRDLFVDVGLPAEEVRRRVRVGDPITIRQSPARLQGQRMTGKSLDNRVGVTVLTLALEELARRRHAVDVYAVATVQEEVGLRGAATSAYGLEPTLAVAVDVTFGDQPGIPDGKTVALGQGAAIAQGANVHPRVLAALREAATAEGIATQPEPIPGSSGTDAWAIQIAREGIPTALVSVPLRHMHSPAEVVDLGDVREAARLLAAMAARLDAEAVGRLVGPGWQEVRAGAAGTAQ; encoded by the coding sequence TTGGATGCAGCGGAGGTTCTGGCCCGGCTGGCCGGCATCCCCGGCCCCCCGGGCCACGAGGTCCAGGTGGCGGCCGCGGTGGAGGCGCTGTGGCGCCCACTGGCTGCCGAGGTGCGCCGGGACGCGCTGGGGAACGTGATCGCCGTCGTTCCCGGCGAGGGACTGGCGCTGCCCGACGGCCGGCGGGCCAGCGTGATGTGGGCCGCCCACATGGACGAGATCGCCCTGCTGGTGTCGTCCATCGAAGAGGGAGGGTTCCTGCGGGTCGACGCCGCCGGCGGCGCCGACCCCCGCAACCTGCTGGGGCAGGAGGTGACGGTCCACACCGCCGCCGGCCCCCTGGCCGGGGTGGTGGGCACCAAGCCGCCCCACCTGACCAGCGCCGACGAGGCCCGCAAGGTCCCCCGCCTGCGGGACCTGTTCGTCGACGTGGGGCTGCCGGCCGAGGAGGTGCGCCGGCGGGTGCGGGTGGGCGACCCCATCACCATCCGCCAGTCGCCGGCTCGCCTCCAGGGCCAACGGATGACGGGCAAGAGCCTGGACAACCGGGTGGGGGTCACCGTGCTCACCCTGGCGCTGGAGGAACTGGCCCGGCGCCGGCACGCCGTAGACGTCTACGCCGTCGCCACCGTCCAGGAGGAGGTGGGGCTGCGGGGGGCCGCCACCAGCGCCTACGGCCTCGAGCCCACCCTGGCCGTGGCGGTGGACGTCACCTTCGGCGACCAGCCCGGCATCCCCGACGGCAAGACCGTGGCGCTCGGCCAGGGGGCGGCCATCGCCCAGGGCGCCAACGTGCACCCGCGGGTGCTGGCCGCCCTGCGGGAGGCGGCCACGGCCGAGGGGATCGCCACCCAGCCCGAGCCCATCCCCGGCTCGTCGGGCACCGACGCCTGGGCCATCCAGATCGCCCGGGAGGGCATCCCCACCGCCCTGGTCTCCGTGCCCCTGCGCCACATGCACAGCCCCGCGGAGGTGGTCGACCTAGGCGACGTCCGCGAGGCGGCCCGCCTGCTGGCGGCCATGGCGGCGCGCCTCGACGCCGAGGCGGTGGGCCGCCTGGTGGGGCCGGGCTGGCAGGAGGTGAGGGCCGGTGCTGCTGGCACGGCTCAGTGA
- a CDS encoding glucose PTS transporter subunit EIIB, with amino-acid sequence MERAARPRTGRSTSPSPAREAQTMSEKAKAVIEALGGADNIRELDSCITRLRLVLADPNKVDEPALRRQGAMGVVRLGGGAVQVVFGTSAEHLEAEIKELLGRG; translated from the coding sequence GTGGAACGGGCCGCCCGGCCCCGAACGGGTCGGTCGACCTCGCCATCACCTGCCAGGGAGGCGCAGACCATGTCCGAGAAGGCGAAAGCGGTGATCGAAGCCCTGGGCGGCGCCGACAACATCCGCGAGCTGGACAGCTGCATCACCCGCCTGCGCCTGGTGCTGGCCGACCCGAACAAGGTCGACGAACCGGCCTTGCGCCGGCAGGGCGCCATGGGGGTGGTGCGCCTGGGCGGCGGGGCGGTGCAGGTGGTGTTCGGGACCAGCGCCGAACACCTGGAGGCCGAGATCAAGGAGCTGCTGGGCCGTGGCTGA
- a CDS encoding PTS glucose transporter subunit IIA codes for MAEGVAPRVRRRDGGGGHGVAVPAPLTGRVVPLDQVPDPVFAERMVGDGAAVLPEDGQVVAPLAGTVTALFPTGHAVGLRTDEGLELLIHVGIDSAHAEGVFAALVRVGDRVRPGQPLIRADLGRLAAAARSVLSPVVVTNLDERAGRIAEPARGPVRAGRDVLFRVVWAEPAPAPDGRGSTLSRGRG; via the coding sequence GTGGCTGAGGGCGTGGCCCCCCGGGTCCGGAGGCGTGACGGCGGGGGCGGGCACGGCGTGGCCGTGCCCGCCCCGCTGACGGGCCGCGTCGTGCCCCTGGACCAGGTCCCCGACCCGGTCTTCGCCGAGCGGATGGTCGGCGACGGCGCCGCCGTGCTGCCCGAGGACGGCCAGGTGGTGGCGCCGCTGGCGGGAACCGTCACCGCCCTCTTCCCCACGGGGCACGCCGTGGGGCTTCGCACCGACGAGGGCCTGGAGCTGCTCATCCACGTGGGCATCGACTCCGCCCACGCCGAGGGAGTCTTCGCGGCCCTGGTGCGGGTCGGCGACCGCGTCCGACCCGGTCAGCCCCTGATCCGGGCGGATCTCGGCCGCCTCGCCGCCGCGGCCCGGTCGGTGCTCTCGCCCGTGGTGGTCACCAATCTGGACGAACGGGCCGGCCGCATCGCGGAGCCCGCCCGCGGCCCCGTCCGCGCGGGGCGCGACGTGCTCTTCCGCGTGGTGTGGGCGGAGCCGGCCCCCGCCCCGGACGGGCGGGGCAGCACCCTCTCGCGAGGCCGGGGGTGA